In the Sarcophilus harrisii chromosome 3, mSarHar1.11, whole genome shotgun sequence genome, one interval contains:
- the LOC100915860 gene encoding carcinoembryonic antigen-related cell adhesion molecule 5-like — translation MLLSSDPPHNSSPWKRFLLTATLLSLWAHPGSARVSIVTIPDQPVEGDNVRLTALNLPARVYNATWYTGLQAQYPDMITHCISTSQAGPCVQHVGPAHTSRETLTSWNTLEIGKITPSDSGFYSLVLNTDSGPQKVSTYVHVQRTHTEFVLKPDISANVTVALELKDSVVFTCHTVEDSLRVLWYNGGLLLQGGERLELSNNNRTLTIHSVKRYDQGTYFCRVWNESDYKTSDTIVLTVIYGPGSIVTLSYPQSPQGILESDLNYSVLLECVTSANPDPRYIWSLNGKVCGTGERHIIRRLAPKDLGNYTCTAQNSVGQLTSPPIQVQLPKDIEPVEPIEPEPVYSLSGVPAICLTVAGGAGLITFFGCMLYAGINKKALKNGRNSRCGCF, via the exons ATGTTACTGTCCAGTGATCCTCCCCATAACAGCAGCCCCTGGAAGAGGTTCCTGCTCACAG CTACCCTGCTCAGCTTGTGGGCCCACCCGGGATCTGCTCGGGTCTCCATCGTCACCATCCCAGACCAGCCTGTAGAAGGAGACAACGTGAGGCTGACTGCCCTGAACCTCCCAGCCCGTGTGTACAATGCCACATGGTACACGGGGCTCCAGGCCCAGTATCCTGACATGATCACCCACTGCATTTCCACCAGCCAGGCGGGCCCTTGTGTCCAGCACGTTGGTCCTGCCCACACCAGCAGGGAGACTTTGACAAGCTGGAACACGTTGGAAATTGGCAAGATCACTCCTTCTGACTCTGGCTTTTATTCCCTGGTGCTGAACACTGACTCGGGCCCGCAGAAGGTATCCACCTACGTCCACGTGCAGCGCACACACACTG AGTTTGTTTTAAAACCGGACATCTCAGCCAACGTGACTGTGGCTTTGGAGTTAAAGGACTCGGTGGTCTTCACCTGTCACACCGTCGAAGACAGCTTAAGGGTCCTCTGGTATAACGGGGGCCTGCTGCTGCAGGGGGGAGAGCGGCTGGAGCTGTCCAACAACAACAGGACGCTGACCATTCACTCAGTGAAGCGATATGACCAAGGGACGTACTTCTGTAGGGTATGGAACGAGTCTGACTACAAGACCAGTGATACCATCGTTCTGACCGTGATCT ATGGACCGGGAAGTATAGTGACGCTATCGTATCCACAATCACCTCAGGGGATTCTTGAGAGTGACCTCAACTACTCAGTGCTTCTGGAGTGTGTGACTTCGGCAAACCCCGATCCCCGGTACATCTGGTCCCTTAATGGCAAGGTGTGTGGGACCGGAGAGAGGCACATTATCAGGAGGCTGGCCCCGAAGGACCTGGGCAACTACACGTGCACGGCTCAGAACAGCGTGGGCCAACTGACCTCCCCCCCCATCCAGGTGCAACTGCCCA AGGACATTGAGCCCGTCGAGCCCATCGAGCCCGAGCCCGTCTATTCCCTCTCTGGAGTTCCCGCCATCTGCCTGACCGTCGCAGGAGGGGCAGGGCTGATCACCTTCTTTGGGTGCATGTTGTATGCTGGGATCAACAAGAAAGCACTGAA AAATGGAAGAAACAGTCGGTGTGGATGTTTCTGA
- the LOC105750123 gene encoding carcinoembryonic antigen-related cell adhesion molecule 18 encodes MELPSEALLGTCSHCQRLLLTAILLASMATAQLDLSPKNPDWVEGYRFIWRVSGAPTGDVNYTWYRGDRTMETNMLVSYISSPPSWITGPANTGRENVTARGFLNITKVEMRDAGNYTVVVTSPEGSQEATGQSRVWENLLQPNITVNTTSAVEFMDIVNFTCYPRNSGNIQIQWYQNYWPVSQGDQWTLSPDNRTLTGWVTRFQRGPFYCQVSNPIISERSLSKSLDIYYGPDSISLKSSPPTYGGRIESRLGYGVEMVCSTSSKPASRYRWLHNGIALESTTSIYNISAMSWADVGTYRCIAENPKTQIVLYSTVSLRVYEDSHFPSGIPYVLTQRLVIFFSIGVSLGLLSLIGALTFYLVSRRYCVMLGYWGQRDWKGRTGRDKGKAILKRNPSPRVSSTMR; translated from the exons ATGGAGCTTCCCTCAGAGGCTCTCCTTGGGACCTGCAGCCACTGTCAGAGGCTCCTGCTCACAG CCATCCTGCTTGCCTCCATGGCAACTGCTCAACTGGATCTCTCCCCTAAGAACCCAGACTGGGTGGAGGGATATCGATTCATCTGGAGAGTCAGCGGGGCCCCCACCGGTGATGTCAACTATACATGGTACCGGGGGGACAGAACCATGGAAACAAACATGCTGGTCTCATATATCTCCTCCCCTCCAAGCTGGATCACTGGCCCTGCAAACACCGGACGGGAGAACGTGACTGCTCGGGGCTTCCTGAATATCACAAAAGTAGAGATGAGGGACGCTGGGAATTACACAGTAGTGGTGACCAGCCCTGAGGGATCGCAGGAGGCCACTGGACAGAGCAGGGTCTGGG AGAACCTGCTCCAACCCAACATCACAGTAAACACCACCTCGGCAGTAGAGTTTATGGACATTGTGAACTTCACGTGCTATCCCAGAAACAGCGGCAACATCCAGATTCAGTGGTACCAGAACTACTGGCCAGTGTCACAGGGAGATCAATGGACTCTGTCCCCAGACAACAGGACCCTCACGGGCTGGGTCACTCGCTTCCAGAGAGGGCCCTTTTACTGCCAAGTGTCAAACCCGATCATCTCAGAGAGGAGCCTCTCAAAGTCTCTGGATATATACT ATGGGCCAGATTCCATATCCCTGAAATCCTCCCCTCCGACCTACGGCGGCAGAATCGAATCTCGACTGGGCTACGGCGTGGAAATGGTGTGCAGCACGAGTTCAAAGCCCGCAAGCCGCTATCGATGGCTTCACAATGGCATTGCTCTGGAGAGCACCACCAGCATTTACAACATCAGTGCCATGTCCTGGGCAGATGTGGGCACTTATAGGTGCATTGCAGAGAACCCCAAGACCCAGATAGTTCTCTATTCAACTGTCAGCCTCAGAGTTTATG AGGACTCTCATTTCCCAAGTGGGATTCCCTATGTCCTCACCCAAAGACTTGTCATATTCTTCAGCATTGGTGTCAGCCTGGGCCTGTTAAGTCTCATAGGAGCCTTGACCTTCTACCTGGTCTCCAGACGGTACTGTGTCATGTTGGGTTACTGGGGGCAGCGGGATTGGAAGGGGAGGACGGGCAGGGACAAGGGGAAAGCGATCCTGAAGAGAAATCCATCACCCCGTGTTTCATCTACCATGCGATAG